Proteins from a single region of Murdochiella vaginalis:
- a CDS encoding pyridoxamine kinase, translating to MQQKKSMKQQPQKSAPTPRILTMQDISCVGQCSLTVALPILSACGMETCVLPSAVLSTHTGFSTFTFRDLTEDIPSIMENWKQQGLLFDALYTGYLGNVQQIELVKELAQNVLVPGAKTYIDPAMADHGKLYVGFDSAFVDAMKTLLPIADVLLPNITEACLLTDTPYREEGDAAWMHTLAEKLLAFGTKNVVLTGVSTKPDTTGVLVMGEAGEEWYTHALLTPGSHGTGDIFASVFVGAHVRGKSLGEAARLAADFTCLALEETHKDPDHWYGARFEPVLGRLVKMLEA from the coding sequence ATGCAACAAAAAAAGAGCATGAAACAGCAACCACAAAAAAGTGCGCCCACCCCGCGTATCTTGACGATGCAGGATATCTCCTGCGTGGGGCAGTGTTCGCTGACCGTGGCATTGCCCATTCTTTCCGCCTGCGGGATGGAAACGTGCGTGCTGCCTTCCGCCGTCCTTTCCACACATACGGGTTTTTCCACCTTTACGTTTCGAGACCTGACCGAGGACATCCCTTCGATAATGGAAAACTGGAAACAGCAGGGGCTGCTGTTTGATGCTCTCTATACGGGCTATTTGGGCAATGTCCAACAAATCGAGCTGGTGAAGGAGCTCGCGCAGAACGTGCTTGTACCGGGCGCTAAAACGTATATCGATCCGGCCATGGCCGATCACGGAAAACTCTACGTCGGTTTTGATTCGGCTTTTGTGGACGCTATGAAAACCCTGTTGCCCATCGCGGATGTGCTTCTGCCCAATATCACCGAGGCATGTTTATTGACCGATACCCCGTATCGAGAAGAGGGGGACGCGGCATGGATGCATACATTGGCGGAAAAGCTGCTGGCGTTCGGCACGAAAAATGTGGTGTTAACTGGCGTCAGCACAAAGCCGGATACTACCGGTGTGCTCGTGATGGGCGAAGCCGGAGAAGAATGGTACACACATGCTCTTCTTACACCCGGCTCGCATGGCACGGGGGATATATTTGCATCCGTATTCGTTGGTGCGCATGTGCGCGGGAAATCGCTGGGCGAAGCGGCAAGGCTCGCCGCTGATTTCACTTGCCTCGCCCTGGAAGAAACGCATAAGGATCCCGACCACTGGTACGGTGCGCGCTTTGAACCCGTTCTGGGGCGTTTGGTAAAAATGCTGGAAGCGTAG
- a CDS encoding polyphosphate kinase 2 family protein, translating into MSEQKTLDTKRYLVDGDTFSLAKHDPGDRQGWKKKEGQAALHANQEEMFILQQKLYAENKQALILVFQAMDAAGKDGCIKHVMRGLNPQGTHVVSFKQPSSEELDRDYLWRINRALPRRGEIGIFNRSHYEEVVVTQLHNLVENQQLPDFVLEKPIWKERYRQIGDWERYLYEQGYHIVKFFLHISEEEQRQRLLARIEEKDKNWKFSAGDIAEREHWDEYQKLYEKALQKTSTKACPWYVIPADHKWFSRLLVSQIVRETLEQMDPQYPRLSPEEESRLGEWREVLESQA; encoded by the coding sequence ATGAGTGAACAGAAAACGTTGGACACGAAGCGCTATTTAGTCGATGGAGACACTTTTTCTCTAGCCAAACACGATCCCGGTGATCGACAGGGATGGAAGAAAAAAGAAGGGCAAGCTGCCTTGCATGCCAATCAGGAAGAAATGTTCATCTTACAACAAAAACTCTATGCCGAGAACAAACAAGCGCTCATTCTGGTCTTTCAAGCCATGGATGCCGCCGGAAAAGACGGATGCATCAAGCACGTTATGCGCGGCTTGAATCCCCAAGGAACCCACGTGGTGTCGTTTAAGCAGCCCTCCAGCGAAGAGTTGGATCGCGATTATCTTTGGCGCATCAACCGCGCGCTTCCTCGACGTGGCGAGATCGGGATTTTTAACCGTTCGCACTACGAAGAAGTGGTGGTCACGCAGCTGCATAATCTGGTCGAAAACCAGCAGCTTCCCGATTTTGTATTGGAAAAGCCGATCTGGAAAGAACGCTATCGGCAAATCGGCGATTGGGAACGCTATTTATACGAGCAGGGCTACCACATCGTAAAATTCTTCCTGCATATCTCAGAGGAAGAACAGCGCCAGCGTCTCCTCGCGCGCATTGAAGAAAAAGATAAAAACTGGAAATTTTCCGCCGGTGATATTGCCGAGCGAGAGCATTGGGACGAATACCAGAAGCTCTATGAAAAAGCATTGCAAAAAACCTCGACCAAAGCGTGCCCCTGGTATGTCATCCCCGCGGATCACAAGTGGTTCTCCCGTCTTCTCGTATCCCAAATCGTACGGGAAACCTTGGAACAGATGGATCCGCAGTATCCCCGCCTTTCTCCGGAAGAGGAGAGCCGTTTAGGGGAGTGGCGCGAGGTCCTGGAGTCGCAGGCGTAG
- a CDS encoding Cna B-type domain-containing protein, translating into MKHIRNRVLAGAVALVMLVTAVITDSRPVLAEDKASSHAVETTDTAMPVEETGQKSPGEITEAPEPTDTAMPVKETGEKSLDERKEHPEETTEAITKAKTVEEGKETADAQAAQAKPEKALASANRSGVNYTFNANWSTKSTGDYSYPNNDPTSISVTSSNNTQKTVTWAVHLGVPQAQGANFPKGTVKITVPNFIVENWEQDGDTKRVNVDNNGNKLPHMTWQVAKAPEESTSIDFNYSDNGDGTYTLTNYKDLNGGFTFDFEQKFSFKPAFVKVDQNGKLQKDYAITLQIDADSNGKNEVDDTKKLSLQLQNRLKPGDVKLSVARKDNAKGAYLTWQKSWGPKPTDDDGKTYFYVIWFADYMRGSGTSLPFSATVTDTGTDGKVVGTGYFTWHDNTFQYPLNTTYPSIAKITESRTYRQYQGSETKALPGMPNYLNGHLVLQDMRPCLSQAILKRYPLSLLEGKSANDLRKKGVELSNSVQVDEIADNGQKDQVTAQATETVYFYLGEGSFGKYNVNNAETSLPMARTYLLDGETIRLAGNWNARDHSWHTSSVTRRPNTAKDQKWEMKITQSSPYYIEGKGNDLTNSTLNELFDQKKMTQLSDADYFYKDFYLTWTEYDAAQTHFGEDTGNPIRDYASYQPVEVWIRKKEQPAFEKYAQVKRGQDGAYIATDTNEKPLATSRRLNRTFWALPSDVAEIEYRHKNGENTFQTDMTTYENVVLRPTAAVKTLLAASKTAGNNSMVTAFAERTVGTMTDNTKGQPLAVTAYTLRDLSVSSSVFSKEGKLTDYPDESKQKRRVFDSNYNGAYAIFMDITGGGKSDKELVKRFAFNKGTFYDLLPKDTYVDPKTTELKLNWSYSDGVGNVIPKKNYSVSFVDDYEHSGRTMMIVNYTIPDDLLEFGGGDPRVVFSYDLYNTYENIVDRGTDVLHSVAFVNGNDKIPFHPGDAVKMPDKLADKNFFTNLGKSNAGKIMFNQATVHYQMVTVNQSGLTKKVKTANQPLYVESTTVEGKKVYTYRLRYQTQKGTNADQLVFYDVLDNGTTAKPSAWQGTLQSIDISAIEGKQSAGKDGGTLSPVVYYATTIPTQEQFDVDNGSIWSTTKPQDMKQVKAIAIDCRKAIKGTTDTNFVLEKGASLSVFVDLVAPTDPAFNEKKAVNSCTIKTRTFSGTEATASDTVRTLTAEAASDTVRRLTAAAASDTVRTLTADAEVTLKLVTTSLSGQKVWDDGADKDGIRPDAVTITLFANGKETGKTAKATKENQWKYQFDNLNIYDVDGKKIAYTVKEDPVPGYTTTVKDTTVTNTHNPVPRTSLTVQKVWKHVTPSFLKTASVEVVLYKNGQPTSTKVTLNEQNKFTWTFTDLLTADLLTGQPNQYTVKELDDKGQAADDGAKITLSNRRFTVKYATTGNQVTITNTHRFTPTPNPPTPEPPTPNPPTPNPPTPTPVEPTPAPKPQPKPTPTLPVKPQPKTGDSNRLLFWSALLGISVLSLTYLYAAKQKTKRKPR; encoded by the coding sequence ATGAAACACATACGCAATAGAGTATTGGCCGGTGCTGTCGCACTCGTCATGCTCGTCACCGCCGTCATTACAGATAGCCGCCCTGTTCTCGCAGAGGACAAGGCTTCTTCGCATGCCGTGGAGACAACGGATACGGCTATGCCAGTGGAGGAGACGGGCCAAAAGAGTCCGGGTGAGATAACAGAAGCCCCTGAGCCAACGGATACGGCCATGCCAGTGAAGGAGACGGGCGAAAAGAGTCTGGACGAGAGGAAAGAGCACCCCGAGGAAACAACAGAAGCTATTACAAAAGCGAAAACCGTGGAAGAGGGGAAGGAAACGGCGGATGCACAGGCGGCGCAGGCAAAACCAGAAAAAGCGTTGGCCTCGGCGAACCGTAGCGGCGTAAACTATACCTTTAACGCAAACTGGTCAACAAAGTCGACAGGAGATTACTCCTATCCGAACAATGATCCGACCTCCATTTCTGTTACCTCCTCAAACAATACACAAAAGACCGTCACTTGGGCGGTTCATCTGGGTGTTCCACAAGCGCAAGGAGCAAATTTTCCTAAAGGTACGGTGAAGATTACGGTTCCCAATTTCATCGTTGAAAATTGGGAACAAGACGGTGATACCAAAAGAGTCAATGTTGATAATAATGGCAATAAATTGCCTCATATGACTTGGCAGGTCGCAAAAGCACCGGAAGAAAGCACTTCTATTGATTTTAACTATAGCGATAATGGCGACGGTACCTATACGTTAACAAACTATAAGGATCTTAACGGCGGGTTCACCTTTGATTTTGAGCAGAAATTTTCGTTCAAACCGGCCTTTGTCAAAGTCGATCAGAATGGAAAACTCCAGAAGGACTATGCCATTACGCTTCAGATTGATGCGGATAGCAACGGCAAAAATGAAGTAGATGACACCAAAAAACTGAGCCTTCAGTTACAGAATCGGCTGAAGCCGGGCGACGTTAAGCTCAGTGTTGCCAGAAAGGATAACGCAAAGGGGGCCTACCTGACCTGGCAGAAGAGCTGGGGGCCGAAACCTACCGATGATGACGGAAAAACCTATTTTTATGTGATTTGGTTTGCCGATTATATGCGTGGTTCCGGGACATCCCTACCTTTCTCCGCAACGGTTACCGATACGGGAACCGATGGGAAAGTAGTTGGCACGGGATATTTTACCTGGCATGACAATACCTTCCAATATCCTCTAAATACGACCTATCCATCCATTGCGAAAATCACTGAAAGCCGGACGTATCGTCAATATCAGGGTAGCGAGACGAAAGCACTCCCGGGCATGCCCAATTATTTGAATGGCCATCTGGTTCTTCAAGATATGCGGCCTTGTCTTTCGCAGGCGATCTTAAAACGGTATCCTCTTTCTCTACTTGAAGGAAAATCAGCAAATGATCTGAGAAAGAAGGGGGTTGAACTGTCCAATTCCGTTCAGGTTGACGAAATTGCCGACAATGGGCAAAAGGATCAAGTGACCGCCCAAGCGACAGAAACGGTTTACTTCTATTTAGGGGAAGGGTCTTTTGGAAAATACAATGTAAACAATGCAGAGACATCCTTACCCATGGCGAGGACGTACCTTTTAGACGGGGAAACCATTCGACTGGCGGGTAATTGGAATGCCCGTGATCACAGCTGGCACACTTCATCGGTTACCAGACGACCGAATACGGCCAAAGATCAGAAATGGGAGATGAAGATCACCCAGTCTTCGCCCTATTACATTGAAGGGAAAGGAAACGATCTTACGAATTCCACTCTTAACGAACTCTTTGATCAAAAGAAAATGACCCAACTTAGCGATGCGGATTATTTTTATAAGGATTTTTACCTCACCTGGACAGAATATGATGCGGCACAGACGCATTTTGGCGAAGACACCGGAAACCCCATTCGCGATTATGCATCCTATCAGCCGGTTGAAGTTTGGATCCGAAAAAAGGAGCAGCCTGCCTTTGAAAAATATGCCCAGGTAAAACGAGGACAGGACGGCGCTTATATCGCGACAGATACAAATGAAAAACCGTTAGCCACCTCAAGAAGATTGAATCGAACTTTTTGGGCTCTGCCGAGCGATGTAGCGGAAATAGAATATCGCCACAAGAATGGGGAAAACACTTTTCAAACCGATATGACCACCTATGAAAATGTGGTGCTTCGGCCAACAGCTGCGGTAAAAACGCTTTTAGCAGCTTCTAAGACTGCAGGAAATAACAGCATGGTTACCGCTTTTGCTGAACGAACCGTAGGAACGATGACAGACAACACGAAGGGGCAACCTTTGGCAGTTACCGCGTATACGCTGCGAGACCTGTCCGTATCCTCTTCTGTTTTTAGTAAAGAAGGAAAATTAACCGACTATCCAGACGAAAGCAAACAGAAGAGACGGGTATTTGACTCGAATTATAACGGGGCATACGCTATTTTTATGGATATTACGGGTGGCGGAAAAAGTGACAAAGAGCTCGTCAAACGCTTCGCCTTTAATAAGGGGACATTCTATGATCTTCTGCCGAAAGACACCTATGTTGATCCGAAGACGACAGAGTTGAAGTTGAATTGGTCTTACTCTGATGGCGTGGGAAATGTCATTCCGAAAAAAAATTATTCCGTTTCTTTCGTGGATGATTATGAGCATTCCGGCAGAACGATGATGATCGTGAACTATACGATCCCTGACGATCTCTTGGAATTTGGAGGAGGCGATCCACGGGTTGTATTTTCCTATGATCTTTACAATACCTATGAAAACATCGTTGACCGCGGAACAGATGTGCTCCATTCGGTTGCGTTTGTGAACGGGAATGATAAGATTCCCTTCCATCCGGGAGATGCCGTTAAAATGCCGGATAAGCTTGCCGACAAGAATTTTTTCACCAATTTGGGAAAATCGAATGCTGGAAAGATAATGTTCAACCAGGCTACGGTTCATTATCAAATGGTTACGGTCAATCAGTCCGGATTGACAAAGAAGGTAAAAACGGCGAATCAGCCATTGTACGTGGAGAGCACAACCGTAGAAGGAAAGAAAGTTTATACCTACCGTCTGCGCTATCAGACCCAAAAGGGGACAAATGCGGATCAGCTCGTATTTTATGACGTTTTAGATAACGGTACAACCGCCAAACCTTCTGCATGGCAAGGAACATTACAATCCATTGACATTTCGGCAATCGAAGGGAAGCAAAGCGCTGGCAAAGACGGGGGAACACTTTCTCCGGTGGTCTACTATGCCACGACGATTCCAACGCAAGAGCAGTTCGACGTGGATAATGGATCCATTTGGTCTACGACCAAGCCCCAGGATATGAAGCAGGTAAAGGCCATTGCGATCGATTGCAGAAAGGCGATAAAAGGAACAACCGATACCAACTTCGTTTTGGAGAAGGGAGCAAGTCTCTCTGTGTTTGTCGATCTTGTCGCGCCGACAGATCCTGCGTTCAACGAAAAAAAAGCTGTTAATTCGTGCACAATCAAGACGAGAACGTTCTCCGGTACAGAGGCCACGGCCAGCGATACCGTACGAACGCTCACTGCAGAGGCGGCCAGCGATACCGTGCGGAGGCTCACTGCAGCCGCGGCCAGCGATACCGTGCGGACGCTCACTGCAGATGCGGAAGTTACCCTCAAGCTGGTTACCACAAGCCTCAGCGGACAAAAAGTATGGGATGATGGGGCTGACAAGGATGGCATTCGCCCCGATGCGGTGACCATTACCTTGTTTGCGAATGGTAAGGAAACCGGAAAAACGGCGAAGGCGACAAAAGAAAACCAATGGAAATACCAATTCGATAATCTTAACATATATGATGTGGATGGAAAGAAAATTGCTTATACCGTAAAAGAAGATCCAGTACCCGGTTACACGACAACCGTTAAAGACACGACCGTTACGAATACACATAATCCGGTTCCCAGAACAAGTCTCACCGTGCAGAAGGTTTGGAAACACGTGACGCCCAGCTTCTTGAAAACGGCTTCCGTAGAGGTCGTTCTGTACAAGAATGGACAACCGACTTCCACAAAGGTCACCTTAAATGAACAGAACAAGTTCACGTGGACGTTTACGGACTTGCTGACGGCCGATTTGTTAACAGGTCAGCCGAATCAGTACACGGTAAAAGAGCTCGATGACAAGGGCCAAGCGGCTGACGATGGCGCAAAGATCACGCTGTCGAATCGTCGCTTTACGGTAAAGTATGCGACGACGGGTAATCAGGTCACCATCACTAACACCCATCGGTTCACGCCGACGCCCAACCCGCCGACACCAGAGCCGCCAACACCAAATCCGCCGACGCCGAACCCACCGACGCCGACGCCGGTAGAACCAACACCGGCGCCCAAGCCTCAGCCGAAGCCGACGCCGACGTTGCCGGTGAAGCCGCAGCCAAAAACGGGCGATAGCAATCGTCTTCTGTTCTGGAGCGCGCTGCTTGGGATTTCTGTTCTGTCGCTGACGTATCTTTACGCGGCAAAGCAAAAAACAAAGCGTAAACCACGCTAA
- a CDS encoding carbon starvation protein A: MITFLCGLLILVLGGAVYALFIERLFSPDDRLTPAIARADGIDFTGMPTWKNALIELLSITGTGVILGSIQAVLFGPIAFLLIPLANIFGGAVHNYLTGMIAMRNRGMQMPGLVEKYLGLGVSRIFLFLLMALLFSTGVVLLYTTGDYIGQSFPTSLSREAGLYLLLYVGLLVYFIVTTLFPIDRTIGRIYPLFSMVLFVTTLALFLGILRDGLGSLPEITKVTAIPSLGQGRVLPVFFITLAHAILSGLHASQSTLVARTVCKESDGRAVFFYTMLAEGFLSMCWAGGAMILLARHPNLVNTLEPVALVGAVSREFLGGWGDFFALLCLFVLPITTGDTVFRAIRLIFGELFHVNQRLPWKRFVTTVCVFLPALFLLVLAKTNIYGFSRLWRYYGFLSQVVATFGLAMASVYLHAHYKNYWVAFLPMLATCFIATSYILHAQGGLQLDALLGNPESYRASYTLAFLFTLLIGMLVRRHAVEHSHAIRIREEER; encoded by the coding sequence ATGATCACCTTCCTTTGCGGCTTATTGATTCTTGTCCTCGGTGGTGCCGTATATGCACTTTTTATCGAACGCCTGTTTTCTCCGGATGATCGACTCACGCCGGCGATTGCCCGTGCGGACGGCATTGATTTTACCGGTATGCCGACGTGGAAAAATGCACTGATCGAACTGTTAAGCATCACGGGTACCGGGGTCATTTTGGGTTCCATTCAAGCCGTACTGTTCGGGCCCATTGCCTTTTTGCTCATTCCGCTGGCCAATATCTTCGGTGGCGCCGTACACAACTATCTCACCGGTATGATTGCCATGCGCAATCGCGGGATGCAAATGCCCGGCCTGGTGGAAAAATATCTCGGCCTCGGCGTTTCCCGCATTTTTCTCTTTTTACTGATGGCGCTTCTGTTTTCAACCGGTGTGGTGCTGCTCTACACGACCGGCGATTACATCGGCCAATCCTTCCCCACATCCCTATCACGCGAAGCCGGACTTTATCTCTTGCTTTATGTAGGGCTCCTCGTTTACTTCATCGTGACAACGCTCTTTCCCATTGATCGCACCATCGGGCGCATCTATCCGCTCTTCAGCATGGTTCTCTTTGTGACAACCCTGGCGCTTTTCCTCGGCATTCTGCGGGACGGTCTCGGTTCTCTTCCGGAAATCACCAAAGTGACGGCGATTCCCTCTCTCGGACAGGGGCGCGTGCTTCCGGTCTTTTTTATTACGCTTGCGCACGCCATTCTTTCGGGTCTGCATGCGAGCCAAAGCACACTGGTCGCTCGCACGGTTTGTAAAGAATCGGATGGCCGCGCCGTCTTTTTTTACACCATGTTGGCCGAAGGCTTTCTTTCTATGTGTTGGGCGGGAGGTGCCATGATCCTCTTGGCTCGTCATCCGAATCTCGTAAACACGCTGGAGCCGGTCGCGCTTGTCGGTGCCGTCTCCCGCGAATTTTTAGGTGGCTGGGGCGATTTTTTCGCCCTCCTCTGCCTTTTCGTTTTGCCCATCACAACGGGCGATACCGTATTTCGTGCCATTCGTCTGATCTTTGGTGAATTGTTTCACGTGAATCAGCGGCTCCCATGGAAGCGATTTGTCACGACCGTTTGCGTTTTCCTGCCCGCTCTTTTTCTTCTCGTTCTGGCCAAAACTAACATCTACGGTTTTTCTCGCTTATGGCGCTATTACGGCTTTCTCAGTCAGGTGGTGGCCACGTTTGGCCTCGCCATGGCGAGTGTATATCTCCATGCGCACTATAAAAATTATTGGGTGGCCTTTTTGCCTATGTTGGCCACCTGCTTCATTGCCACCTCCTATATTTTGCACGCGCAGGGTGGACTGCAACTGGACGCGCTGCTCGGAAATCCGGAAAGCTACCGCGCATCTTATACACTGGCTTTTCTCTTTACCCTCCTGATCGGCATGCTGGTGCGCCGCCATGCCGTAGAACATTCGCATGCCATCCGCATACGCGAAGAGGAGCGCTGA
- a CDS encoding nucleoside kinase gives MCTMRLYTRREGEEVAVSKETTFAECAQKMEEQAQGRIVLARVKNHLFELAQPIPEEAEEVVLMDTTDSDGYRVYMRTLSFVFLEAIERLFPDTHTVIEHSISGGLYCVLHRKGHVFMLDTRQRDELKAEMRKIIEADMPIVRENMTYEEAKQLFRTLGRADKVELYAQQTGNHVAVYRMGNAVDSFFGYMAPSSGYVTVFDLELFDHGLVLLGVDRQDKTRVNNFVPTYLLSDTYNEAEDWADRQGIYTVAQLNRSIQNGTIGDVCRMNEALQDHKIMHIAENIVLKNKRIVLIAAPSSSGKTSFAYKLMTSLRVLGKRPVAISLDDYFVDRENTPLDEQGEPDFEALEAIDLRTFNADMRALLTGEEIERIRFDFVAGKRVHTEERIRLGAEEPILLEGIHALNPKLSSDVDNRYKYRIALSVITQINLDAHNRIPTTDLRLMRRMARDLQFRGRDVRQTIRTWPDVRRGENRNIFPYSELADVMFSSSFVYEIAALKPILEPHLREIGEDEPERIEAVRILSLLQYFLALTDTSDVVNTSILREFIGGSKLVH, from the coding sequence ATGTGTACGATGCGGCTCTATACGAGAAGAGAAGGGGAAGAGGTCGCGGTTTCGAAAGAGACGACGTTTGCGGAGTGCGCCCAAAAAATGGAAGAGCAAGCGCAGGGGCGCATTGTGTTGGCGCGGGTGAAGAATCACTTGTTTGAACTGGCGCAGCCGATTCCGGAGGAAGCGGAAGAGGTCGTGCTGATGGACACGACGGATTCGGACGGCTATCGGGTGTATATGCGCACGCTTTCGTTTGTTTTTCTGGAAGCGATTGAACGCCTTTTTCCGGATACGCATACGGTGATTGAACATTCGATTTCCGGCGGCCTGTATTGTGTGCTGCATCGCAAGGGACACGTCTTTATGCTGGATACGAGACAGCGCGACGAGCTGAAAGCGGAAATGCGCAAGATCATAGAGGCCGACATGCCGATTGTGCGCGAAAACATGACTTACGAAGAGGCGAAGCAGCTGTTTCGCACGCTGGGGCGTGCGGATAAAGTGGAGCTCTATGCGCAACAGACGGGAAACCATGTGGCGGTGTATCGCATGGGCAATGCGGTGGATTCTTTCTTTGGCTACATGGCGCCTTCGAGCGGCTATGTCACCGTCTTTGACCTGGAGCTATTTGACCATGGGCTTGTGCTGCTCGGCGTGGATCGGCAAGACAAGACACGGGTCAACAATTTTGTTCCAACGTATTTGCTCTCCGATACCTATAACGAAGCGGAGGACTGGGCGGATCGCCAGGGCATCTACACGGTGGCACAGCTCAATCGCAGCATTCAAAACGGAACCATTGGCGACGTCTGTCGTATGAATGAGGCGCTGCAGGATCATAAAATCATGCACATTGCGGAAAACATTGTGCTGAAAAACAAGCGCATTGTGCTCATCGCTGCACCGTCATCGTCCGGGAAAACCAGCTTTGCCTATAAGCTCATGACGTCGCTGCGTGTGCTGGGAAAACGGCCGGTGGCGATTTCGCTGGACGATTATTTTGTGGATCGCGAAAATACGCCGCTGGATGAACAGGGCGAGCCGGACTTTGAAGCGCTTGAAGCCATTGATTTACGAACTTTTAACGCGGATATGCGTGCTCTACTCACCGGCGAAGAAATTGAACGCATCCGCTTTGACTTTGTGGCCGGCAAGCGCGTGCATACCGAGGAGCGGATTCGCCTCGGGGCAGAGGAGCCGATTCTGCTGGAAGGCATCCATGCGCTCAACCCCAAGCTAAGTTCGGACGTGGACAATCGGTATAAATATCGCATTGCGCTCAGCGTCATTACGCAGATTAATCTGGATGCCCACAACCGCATTCCCACGACCGATCTGCGTCTCATGCGACGCATGGCGCGTGACTTGCAATTTCGCGGGCGGGACGTGCGCCAAACCATTCGCACATGGCCGGATGTGCGTCGCGGCGAGAATCGCAACATCTTCCCATATTCCGAGTTGGCCGATGTGATGTTTAGTTCTTCCTTTGTCTACGAAATCGCAGCGCTCAAGCCGATTTTGGAACCCCATCTTCGGGAAATTGGTGAGGACGAACCGGAACGCATTGAAGCGGTACGCATCCTCTCGTTATTGCAGTATTTTCTTGCGTTAACAGATACCTCCGATGTGGTGAACACATCGATTTTGCGCGAATTTATCGGGGGCAGCAAGTTGGTGCATTGA
- a CDS encoding helix-turn-helix domain-containing protein translates to MYTPIHRELGLPASIPLDWSLMQRVVEAKMHEQRDLDFKMIGYNSQDPHSASELAKDLCAMANSGGGWIICGIRTDPKKDIAEELTPFTIDKNTDQNIYRIAWTNVQPSLSEVKIHAISSPDEKWIYAIEVPPSELFPHLCLYQKGNESYPFYAPIRNGSSTVGLTEPELRRLYRESYQLKKDKEANEKQLYDEFAEYGQIYDGLTFIFMGIPEYLVENRLDQVTINQSLDGIKTNQYRYDNNGLWLLRNFGDEFARSRRGLRSWVLRNERDMDQHRFWRLELKDNGILRIAIQLGGWIGCEDWSEYPAGTKNQASQRFIEDALVEAYAFLVKCQQKWHPYTYKITAGLSGPAEMPLIIRGVASWYGGDRASLMPESTSKRIYHFKPITSYLDINADDKERLQVLNSLGEDIINQGEISHLQSIIAE, encoded by the coding sequence ATGTATACACCTATACATCGAGAGCTCGGCTTGCCGGCATCAATTCCCTTGGACTGGTCGCTAATGCAACGTGTTGTGGAAGCAAAAATGCACGAGCAACGAGACCTTGACTTTAAGATGATTGGATACAACTCGCAAGATCCACACTCAGCGTCTGAATTAGCAAAAGATTTATGTGCGATGGCAAACTCTGGGGGAGGATGGATCATCTGCGGCATAAGAACTGATCCTAAGAAAGACATTGCTGAAGAACTAACACCTTTTACTATTGATAAAAATACAGATCAAAATATCTACCGCATTGCTTGGACAAACGTTCAGCCCTCGCTGTCAGAAGTAAAAATTCATGCTATTTCATCTCCTGATGAGAAGTGGATTTATGCGATAGAAGTCCCTCCCTCCGAGTTGTTCCCACACTTATGTCTATATCAAAAAGGGAATGAGTCTTATCCGTTCTATGCGCCTATACGAAATGGTTCCTCAACCGTAGGTTTGACAGAACCAGAGCTTCGTCGCCTTTACAGAGAGTCTTATCAGTTAAAAAAAGACAAAGAGGCTAATGAGAAACAACTGTATGACGAATTTGCAGAATATGGGCAGATTTACGATGGCTTGACGTTTATCTTTATGGGGATTCCAGAGTATCTTGTAGAGAATCGCCTTGATCAGGTGACTATTAACCAATCATTAGATGGAATCAAAACAAATCAGTATCGCTATGACAATAACGGTCTGTGGCTTTTAAGAAATTTTGGCGATGAATTTGCAAGAAGCAGACGCGGATTACGTTCATGGGTTTTGCGTAATGAACGAGACATGGATCAACATCGCTTCTGGAGACTGGAATTAAAGGATAACGGCATTCTTCGCATTGCAATTCAATTAGGTGGCTGGATAGGCTGTGAAGACTGGTCTGAATACCCTGCAGGAACTAAGAACCAGGCATCTCAGCGTTTTATTGAGGATGCCTTAGTCGAGGCTTATGCTTTTTTGGTCAAATGCCAACAGAAATGGCACCCATATACCTACAAAATCACGGCTGGCTTATCTGGCCCTGCAGAGATGCCTCTAATTATTCGTGGAGTTGCATCGTGGTATGGCGGGGATAGAGCGTCATTAATGCCTGAGTCAACAAGTAAAAGAATCTATCATTTTAAGCCTATCACTTCATATTTAGACATCAATGCAGACGATAAAGAGAGGTTGCAAGTCCTCAACTCACTTGGTGAAGATATTATCAACCAAGGAGAAATTTCACACTTGCAAAGTATTATTGCTGAATGA
- a CDS encoding type I restriction-modification system subunit M N-terminal domain-containing protein — MVVKNTANIGFERQIWDAACVLWGHIPASEYRNVIIGLIFLKYISTAFDKKYKQLIADGDGFRNFA, encoded by the coding sequence ATGGTTGTAAAAAATACAGCAAACATCGGTTTTGAAAGACAAATCTGGGATGCAGCCTGTGTTCTGTGGGGGCATATACCAGCATCCGAATATCGAAATGTCATCATCGGATTGATTTTCTTGAAATATATTTCTACGGCATTCGACAAGAAATATAAACAGTTAATCGCTGATGGCGATGGATTTCGAAACTTTGCCTGA